A genomic segment from Nicotiana tabacum cultivar K326 chromosome 7, ASM71507v2, whole genome shotgun sequence encodes:
- the LOC107768939 gene encoding uncharacterized protein LOC107768939, with amino-acid sequence MGGGAMLPPFTSTVGLSNNSSSFNFPHSLSSICNTSFEESWVKNRCIDYGPKSETLDIESFDDEKGTKGSPYDWVFGSVPSSWEVEKAMSDLQSFMSGCNDPKEEMNQSSLLQSHGYARFYDAFRMLQNEPPIQRLVVSLASDRAVWEATMNNKAVQNLQGSLICAAEGKESQSSTEESDIGSLVVKWIMGITTSKLAELIQSVGSLLSEIFSEILEPAKKEKPTSELSDLLEEKLRSSFLLSVVLLLIVVVTRTQGA; translated from the exons ATGGGGGGAGGAGCCATGTTGCCACCATTTACTAGTACAGTAGGACTATCCAACAACTCTTCCAGTTTCAATTTTCCCCATTCTTTGTCATCAATTTGTAACACATCCTTTGAAGAATCTTGGGTCAAGAATCGGTGTATTGATTATGGGCCAAAATCTGAGACTCTTGATATTGAATCATTTGATGATGAAAAAGGAACAAAAGGGTCTCCTTATGACTGGGTATTTGGTTCTGTGCCATCTAGCTGGGAGGTTGAAAAGGCTATGTCTGATCTCCAAAG TTTCATGAGTGGGTGTAATGATCCTAAAGAAGAGATGAATCAGTCGAGTCTGCTGCAGTCCCATGGATATGCAAGATTTTATGATGCTTTTCGTATGCTTCAAAATGAACCACCAATTCAG AGATTGGTTGTTTCCTTAGCTAGTGATAGAGCTGTTTGGGAAGCTACGATGAACAACAAGGCTGTTCAGAATCTGCAAGGCTCACTCATATGTGCAG CTGAAGGGAAAGAATCTCAGAGCTCAACTGAGGAGTCAGACATCGGATCCCTGGTAGTGAAATGGATTATGGGCATCACAACTTCAAAACTCGCGGAGCTGATCCAATCAGTGGGATCATTGTTGAGTGAAATATTCAGTGAAATACTTGAACCAGCCAAGAAAGAAAAACCCACTTCAGAACTGTCTGATCTCTTGGAAGAGAAGCTtagatcttctttccttttatcAGTTGTTCTGTTGTTGATTGTGGTCGTGACAAGAACCCAAGGAGCTTGA
- the LOC107768940 gene encoding elongation factor G-2, mitochondrial translates to MARSARSSTTRLLYNICSSTKRTTPLNLQHPPQSPIAALLAGNFQLLHYAASSTATARVRDEKEAAWRESLEKVRNIGISAHIDSGKTTLTERVLFYTGRIHEIHEVRGKDGVGAKMDSMDLEREKGITIQSAATYCTWKDYQVNIIDTPGHVDFTIEVERALRVLDGAILVLCSVGGVQSQSITVDRQMRRYEVPRLAFINKLDRMGADPWKVLNQARSKLRHHSAAVQVPIGLEDDFKGLIDLVQLKAYYFHGSSGEKIVTEDIPANMEAIASEKRRELIEAVSEVDDKLAEAFLNDEPISSAELEAAIRRATIARKFVPFFMGSAFKNKGVQTLLDGVLNYLPCPVEVSNYALDQTKNEEKVTLTGSPTGPLVALAFKLEEGRFGQLTYLRIYEGVIRKGDFIINVNTGKRIKVPRLVRMHSNEMEDIQEAHAGQIVAVFGVDCASGDTFTDGSVKYTMTSMNVPEPVMSLAVSPVSKDSGGQFSKALNRFQREDPTFRVGLDAESGETIISGMGELHLDIYVERIRREYKVEAQVGKPRVNFRETITKRADFDYLHKKQSGGQGQYGRVIGYVEPLEQGSSSKFEFDNMLVGQAIPSNFVPAIEKGFREAANSGSLIGHPVENIRVVLTDGNSHAVDSSELAFKLASIYAFRQCYAAAKPIILEPVMLVEMKVPTEFQGTVTGDINKRKGVIIGNDQEGDDSVITAHVPLNNMFGYSTSLRSMTQGKGEFTMEYKEHAPVSSDVQTQLVNTYKASKES, encoded by the exons ATGGCTCGGTCAGCTAGATCCTCTACGACGCGCCTACTCTACAATATCTGCTCCTCCACCAAAAGGACAACGCCGTTGAATCTTCAACACCCACCTCAATCCCCTATCGCCGCTTTATTGGCCGGAAACTTCCAGCTCCTCCACTACGCCGCCTCCAGCACTGCCACCGCCAGAGTGAGAGACGAGAAAGAGGCGGCATGGAGAGAGTCTCTTGAAAAAGTACGGAATATTGGGATTTCAGCTCATATTGACTCCGGTAAGACCACATTGACGGAGCGGGTACTGTTTTATACGGGTCGGATCCATGAGATCCATGAAGTTAGAGGTAAAGATGGAGTTGGTGCAAAGATGGATTCCATGGATTTAGAAAGAGAAAAAGGGATTACTATTCAGTCTGCTGCTACTTACTGCACTTGGAAAGACTATCAg GTGAACATAATTGACACACCAGGTCATGTTGATTTCACGATTGAGGTGGAAAGAGCCTTGCGTGTTCTTGATGGAGCCATTCTTGTCCTTTGTAGTGTTGGTGGTGTCCAAAGTCAGTCTATCACTGTAGATAGGCAAATGAGAAGATATGAAGTCCCAAGACTTGCTTTTATTAATAAACTTGATCGGATGGGGGCAGACCCATGGAAAGTTCTTAACCAG GCAAGATCAAAACTTCGGCACCATAGCGCTGCTGTGCAAGTTCCAATTGGGTTGGAAGATGACTTCAAGGGTCTTATTGATCTTGTGCAGTTGAAAGCTTACTATTTCCATGGTTCCAGTGG TGAGAAGATTGTCACAGAAGATATTCCTGCTAATATGGAAGCAATTGCTTCTGAGAAGCGGCGAGAGCTAATTGAAGCAGTTTCTGAGGTTGATGATAAGCTTGCTGAAGCATTTCTGAATGATGAGCCTATATCATCTGCTGAGCTTGAG GCAGCCATAAGGAGAGCGACAATAGCACGGAAGTTTGTTCCTTTTTTTATGGGCAGTGCTTTCAAGAACAAG GGAGTTCAAACACTTCTTGATGGTGTTCTCAATTATTTGCCTTGTCCAGTTGAAGTTAGCAACTATGCTCTGGATCAAACAAAGAATGAAGAGAAG GTTACATTAACCGGAAGCCCCACTGGCCCTCTGGTTGCCTTGGCATTTAAATTAGAGGAAGGGCGTTTTGGTCAATTGACCTATTTAAG AATCTATGAAGGTGTCATCCGGAAGGGCGACTTTATAATCAACGTGAACACCGGGAAGAGGATTAAG GTTCCTCGTCTGGTCAGAATGCATTCAAATGAGATGGAG GATATCCAAGAGGCTCATGCTGGGCAGATAGTTGCTGTGTTTGGTGTAGATTGTGCTTCAG GGGATACTTTTACTGATGGATCAGTTAAATACACCATGACTTCTATGAATGTCCCTGAACCAGTGATGTCATTAGCTGTTTCACCGGTTTCTAAAGACTCTGGTGGTCAA TTCTCAAAAGCTTTAAATCGCTTTCAGAGGGAGGATCCTACATTCCGTGTGGGTTTAGATGCTGAGAGTGGTGAG ACAATCATATCTGGCATGGGGGAGCTGCATCTGGACATATATGTTGAGCGCATCCGAAGGGAATATAAG GTTGAAGCTCAGGTTGGAAAGCCTCGTGTAAACTTCAGGGAAACCATCACCAAGAGAGCAGATTTTGATTATCTACACAAGAAGCAAAGTGGTGGGCAAGGTCAATATGGTAGAGTAATTGG GTATGTTGAACCTCTCGAACAAGGGTCGAGCAGTAAGTTTGAATTTGACAACATGCTTGTTGGTCAAGCTATACCATCAAACTTCGTCCCTGCAATTGAAAAGGGTTTCAGGGAGGCTGCCAATTC GGGTTCTCTGATTGGTCATCCAGTTGAAAATATCCGTGTTGTTTTGACGGATGGTAACTCACATGCTGTTGATTCAAGTGAACTTGCGTTCAAATTAGCTTCCATTTATGCTTTTAGACAG TGTTATGCTGCAGCAAAGCCTATCATATTGGAACCTGTGATGCTGGTGGAAATGAAAGTGCCAACAGAATTTCAGGGCACTGTTACTGGGGATATAAATAA GAGGAAAGGTGTCATAATCGGCAATGACCAGGAAGGAGATGACTCTGTAATTACTGCCCAT GTCCCGCTCAACAACATGTTTGGTTACTCAACGTCTCTACGATCAATGACACAG GGAAAAGGTGAATTTACAATGGAATATAAAGAGCATGCACCTGTTTCAAGTGATGTGCAAACACAACTGGTTAACACATACAAGGCCAGCAAAGAGAGTTGA